The genome window GTAAACATTTCTGAATCAATCTGAAATCTTCGTTTGTGCTAGCTCTCAGTAGGGCTACATTCTATCAGTATTCGAAGATTTTGGGCGACCTTCATGCGTTTCGTCCTCCAAGTCCGTCCGGAATTTTCCAAACCATTTTGTTTTTTCAGTGAACACACCATATGCATTTTGGTATTCATGAAAATTTTGCGTTAGTTTCAGCTGACGTCGAAAACCCTAGAGAATAACATAACGAATTTCCTGTTATGTTGATAGCGGAAATTATGCTGCATGGTATCACCACGGATGCATTTTTAACGATCTTTCTAAAATTCCACATAAAATATCGCTAAACTATGACAAATAACCTGTAGTTTATGCGTATTAATTGAAACCTCATACCTAAATGACGATTCAGTCAGCAATATTTCCGCCTATAATCATGAACCGTTATcctaaacatatatatatatatcctgaTACACAAACTTCAGCCGCTTTTCGACACTAGGTCACTTTTTTTCGGAACCATtattttcatacataaaaattttGTGATACAAATTAGACTAAAGGTGGGCGGTTTACTTATTTCTGTTCTCTCAATGGACTTATGAAGATTGTCAAGTACATAAATAGCTATTAAAACAGAAACTATTGTTATATATTACTAATAGCACTAATGGGCTAGTCCAGTCAGATAACTACTTTTTGAAAGAGCCCTAAAATAGCGAATCAAGAAACAAGCTGAGATGTTAGATGCATACAAGTATGCAtgctttttattttataaaaatttaataataagtgATGAATATCATCACCTAAAGCAGTACAGTACGTTATATTAAAAACAAATGAATTTTTTAACTTAAAATCTATCTATCGCTGTAAAATTAAAATCCTTTTACATATTTCCGCTTTGCCGGCTTAATAGTCCTTTTCTGTGAAACCGGTTCATCTAAAACTTTACTATTTAATGCGGATTCATTTAAAGTGTTGTCTATCGGCAAATTCAATGTGCTTAGTATGCTCTCATCGACTTCCGCTACCTCATTTTCTTTCAGCCACTTATCAATATCTTTCTCTACAGGCTCCTCTACTTGTGAAGGAAGAACAAGTCGCTCAGCATTCTCACCATGATCTTGTTCTAGATCCCAAATACTAAGAATATCAGCAGCCAAAAAATCTTTAAATCCTTGAAGCATTTTCGTTGAGCGCCGCCATCTTCCACGAGGAATTCCGCTGCCTACTTGATCACTTAGGGGATCTTCCTCTTCTGCGCCAACATTTAGTTGATCGCAACGGAAAACCTTCTTCAAAGACTCCAGATTTTGAACAGTAGTCACATTTAGAGCAGGTctgttttgaatgtcaatattcaaGAGCTCATCTTGCCATTGTTTCATTGTTGCTAGATTATCCTCGTTAATCATGGCTTCTTCGTGGGCATCGGTTAAAATATGCGAAAATATGTCTCCATTGCTATTTGCTACCAGTATAGATTGATATTCTTCAGTATTTAAAAAACTGACACCCACGTGACAATGTCTTAAACGTTGTTCCATGAACGTATATGGATTCAAGCAAAGTCCTTCCAACCTAGCCCTTCTGTAAGCATCATTCATACTAGGTGGGACTAttggcaaactgggtgaagaGTATGCAAACGCCAAATTATCGTCCTCAGTTACTGGTTCCCTTAATGTCACCCGATTATTCTCACAAATTCGAACATCGCCATTTATGTTACTGGCCATAAGAATCGTCTCGACATTATCCAGATGTGTTGTACGGAGCATGAGTGGATATCCACTCATTTGATGCGTCCACTTCATAACAATATGTTGATTTTCCTTAAAGTTGGAACCCATGAAACGTCTGTCTATAGCCAAAAGCGTATGCGTAGACCCCAAATAGATCAAGTCTCGAAACTGACTAGGGCACATTATTGTATTTATATCGCAAAGTTCTGTATGAGGATGCACATTGTAGTACGATAAATGATTTGCTTCCGGAGACTGACGCGAATCTaaagtgtaaaatttgttttgatCCGCaaaaccatagatattatcgtCTATATACCGGAGGCAATTCCAATTGCTacatttttcgttatttttcaatgaaaaaagcaaCTGTTTGGGTCTTTCTGCTGAAACGTTGAGATCCCACAAGGCAACAGTTTTGTTCAGGTCAGAGGTTAAAATATTTGCAGATGTATCAGATTCCTTTGTTGAACTGATAAAGGGCACAACCCCATTGTGCAGATGAAAACGATATTTCAGGGCGTCGTCCTCGAATGTATACAATGAAAGATAATTCCGTCTTCTCACTGACAGATGCGAGCGGTTCAATGTCTGAATTTCTAATATTTCTGGATTCCTGTTTCCACTTAGCAAAACTTTTGTTCGTTTCCTCAAAATGCGTGTCAGTTTTGTGTGATTCATGTGTGTCTCCGCTTTTGATATGTCTGAAAATATACGAGAAGCACTTTTTATTTGCCGTCCACATTCCGTTATTCTGGAAATCCACAAGAACTTACTTAAGTCTACAAGACGTTTTCCTGTTGCATGTACTACGTATTTCTCGTCGTTATAATTGAATGTATCAAGATTGCCGCCCGTGTAATACCAGTCATATCGACCACTAAAATACTCGTCCGGGTTCTGCTCCAATAGCCGTGCAAAGTTTATGATATTGTACGAATACACTCCTTTTTTGCGGACATTGCGGTATACTTTCTTTGCtaagaaaatttagaaaatttgagGTCAAATGTatagaaaagtcgaaaaaaaggtTCTTACATTCGCATCTTTTGTATGCGTAAGGCATCCATCGCAAAGAATTCATATACCGACGATGTTCAAGTACGCGTTTACAACTTGGATCTATTTCCAAGGAGCCATGCGTGGAAGTGAAGACGGGAGTTGGTAAAGTCACCCTCAACTCAGTCTTTTGTAAATGTTTTGATGGAATATTGTACCGCGAACAGTTGAGATGTGGATTGGTATTGTGTTGCATTGCTCGCATTGTGTAATTACGCTCACCAAGCATCCTCTccatcatttttttcaccgcataACTAACCTAAAAAATAACGACAAATTTGAGAGAACTTCCTTCACTTGTTTATCGAATGAATCAATTCTAAATTAGCTCATAGTTAAATGAATTGAACGCAGCCATAGATAATTGTGTCAAAAATGGGAGAGAGCTTCAAGTAGTGGACATGCAGGAATATAACTTTTTTATATAGAACAAAGTCAGAAATATAAAATCCAATGTTCTCCTAAGGAATCCTTCAAGGCGTGAGCTCTCAAGGCAACACGCCCCAACTTATCTTTCATTATACTCAAATGATATAGCCGTCATAACTCATCATAAAAACATCAAGACAACTATTTCATCAGGGTCTTTAATGGCAATAGTGCAGCAATAAAAAACAACAGAATATCGCATGACCAGTTCCCAACAATTTACTATTTTCGAAGAAGATTTGAGGAATCGTTCTATTTGCTTCGATTAGGTGTGCTTTTTTCAACATTTACTGTATAACATGAATGAAGGATATGATTGGAAAACAATTGCCCTGGAGAAGGATAGCGACCATGGCCATTCGTACTTGAATTGAAACGAATTGCCTCGACATTAAGACAGAAGCAATTGAATTCTGAAGTGAAGACTTCAATAGGAATATCTGTAATTTATTGGTTTCTAGTCAAAGCTGGAAGCACCTCTGCCAGAAGGCGCAGCCTCTTTTACAATTGAAAAAATTCAGACTGACGCATATAGCCAGGAGACATACCACAAATGAAGAATTCTGCGCCCGCCTGCACTGCCGATATATAAATgtacaaataaaataattttaaattttagactcttttagagcatactgtgaggaactggaaggtgaaagggagacttccagcttgtgcagagtccttaataaggatgagtcggccaagttcgacttagaaaaccggatggtagtttcacgaactccagagttgagtctatacagactctcttgaaagtacaccgcccgggagaacaggtctcagaagtgggaaaaagagaattggcggtttctacaaacccttcaacacgaacgtgttgcaaggggaattgggacactgcgagagcggttgttgccaatgaaaaagcgagagctgctatactaatcatttgaacacttcaaagaacCTGGTATGAGTGGCAtttacccagcgatgctaaaggagggtatagagcacttagagaaacttctaagaaatatttttcagggatatcttgctctgggctacgtgccttcctcttggcagaaggggCAAGTAGTCTTCATATCAAAGccagggaaagatgactattccacagaacttcagacaaatcagcctaacatcattttcgctgaaatgtctggagagactagtTGAGCGTcgcattcgcgagaaggcgctaaagtcgcaccccctaaatgaaaaccaacacgcttaccaacgtggaaggtCCTGTAagactgctcttcattctttggtttcaaagatagaggatgcaactcttaAGAGTGAGTACGCGATatgggtgttcgtggacattgaaggggcttttgactatgCGCCCTTCCAAACGCTCtgtaatgccgccagagagcatagtgtcgacgaaactctaataaagtgttgtgtgctgaagtggatgttgatcgctacttaacaacggaagcgaagaaaggttgccctcaaggaggtgtgctatcgccacttctgtggagtatgctgatcaactcactactatgcgaactgcaaaatctgccaatacacgttcaagcttatgcggatgacgagGCTGTACTgcctgttggtcgagatctcggaatggtgtgtagaaatacacaacgcgccgttgatttgattgacagtttgtGTCTCAGAGAtgcactttcagtaaatccaaataaaaccacaatggtattatttacaaaaaggaggaaactgaatggctttgctttccagagatgaagAGTACAACcctccaactctccgaagaagtgaaatatctgagaatTATTCTAGGCAAAAGCTTATATGCTGTATAGGCGgagctttgcctcgacatggagacttaggcctcaggtagtaatgtgggtatatgttgctatcattaggccgatgttcgcttatgcatccgtagtgtggtgggttaaggtgaagcgGCAgcccttataataataatcgttggcgcaacaatccatattggatcaaggccttgaagtgtgttagaacacttcattcaaggatgtaacggtacactacagtacactgtaggaggcaatgtgatcagcattgcgctcgcccgagattattaccttgatttgactcaggtactcatttacagctgagtcgtctggtatccgacgtcaaatcacgatacaaatcccactgccaccagtgagatttgaaccgcgaccttccgtacgatagccttgtgctataACCACTCCAGGCACAGACAGAATTTGCAGCTctgggatttgtttattcagagcagagATGGCtcacagacagaaaatggttatggagcaggagtctacttctcgaatCGAAACGAGAGCTTTTCTGACACCTCAATACCGTTTTAAATTATCTTATACATCAAAATTCGCTTTCCAAATAAGCTACCTAGGTagtttaagtactgaggaagaaagtaagtagctttcgaaatacgtatttactaactattaaaatatattgtagtaggagcaagctacctagttttatttttaatctagctttttttttattttaatggcaACTCGaatcaaaagtgaaaaattgaaacacATGTTCCGCATTCGACGACTGCTTGGAACGAATCTCGAGTCCGCCCCCAACTGAAACCAAGAGGTTTCGGCAAAGAAACCATGACCTGGTTACTCGGCCGCACAGGCGGACTGACGACCGTAAAAACGAAAGGACGCGACTTTCAATCTTCCCCTCAGTGATCTCTACTACCTGGCAGAAAAGCTTCAGCCTGTGTGAGGAGGTCGCCTTGGGCTTGTCTCCAACGTCCAGTCTAAGCGAGTGCTCTCCACTCACAATGAGGCGCCCTCGTATAGTGGCTACAGCGGCCTCCGGATGACATCAGTCCTCACCATGACGGGGATGAAGACTTCGAGGTCCCTAGCAGGCGCTACAATCCAGTCTCCTCAAGATCGTCTCTCTTATCAACACCAGGCCAACAGGGTTGTCAGCAAACTCTTCGCGGGCGGTTGTAGGGACCGAAGCAAAACGACTAGGATGAATCGTTGCGTACAATAATAAAGCCTTTCAGTGTCCGTTGTCTACGTTTCAGGATTCCTTTAGACAAGAAATGGTATGCAGTTGTTCGATGGTATTTCAAACCGAGGTGCTTCCCGGCTTCCAAAATAGAACAGATTCGAACTGCATGGTTATTACGCCTGGAACCCCAAATTCAATCTCGACAAAGTATACCTTAGCATAACTGTACTGAAATCGTTGTCACAGATATTGCTTCAGGCCTCAGGACAGGAATTACCGTCTTTTTTCATAGAGATAGAAGTTGGTGAAGGAGCGCTTTGTCTGACAAAAGTGTCCGTGAACAAGGTCAACGGCCTTCTCTCAAAAGAAAAACGGAAGTACTTGATGTTCAGATAAGCGATCATAGATACTGTCGTTTATCATGTTTAAAAACCTTCTGAGGTCCTTTGCCGTTTTAAGCTGTGGGAAGCCCGCGATCACTTGTATCTGGTCTGGGTCGGGTTGTATGCCGTCAGGGATAATGAaatggcctagaaatttcacctgaaGTTCGAGGAATTTTCAATTGTCAACATTGAGAAGTGCCATATGCTCGAAACCGATGGAGGAGGCAACCATGGAGAGTGCAGAAGGTATTGCTGgggggagctacagggatttggtggtatgccttggcgaATTCCAAAGtcgagaaaacacgacagtttgtTAAGGAATACGCAAAATCTGATCATTGAGACGTGTGTAAGCTCCACAAGGTCGCTATTAGACTTATGGAGGAGATGGAGGGAAGATGACCAACATCTTTGGAGGGTCTGCATATACCTTGTTTAATATAGTTGGTAAATCTCTTTCGGGGCAACGGCAAGCTTCTGATATGGTAAGGGgcacaccttcgagaagattgggcaatcagtagtgttgatgtgttgCTGAACATCATACTTAACTGGCTGAGAGATACGAGCAGTATTGTAATGTGGAAGAGTGCACGAATACATGGATCGGCAATATCctcaaaaaataatggaaagaatgttgttattcgagcaggTTGAAATGTTCACTGACGACTTAAgagaggttgtggggtctatcaaGGACATATACTTCATATTTCCCAGCAGCCGGTAGTAACGCAGGAAATCCGACACGAAAAAGtcttacgcaagccaagactcacctctacttgcctgtacccgtaaatGCTTGTGGGTGTGGAAGTTGCTGGCTACTGTGGAAATCATTTGTTAGGTCTGTTGACGGGAGTGACCGAAAACTCTGCGACTGTGTGCACCGGAAATTGAGCCTACTAAGGGGGTCGTACACTGTTGAGCGATTTGTTGCTACGCTCCGGGTAGACGTAGCCACGTCCCCCAACGAACTTAGTTAGGGTATATTTAATGGCCCTATCTGCGAATCTTTGATGTTACGAGCACCCGCCGGATTTCGATGCAGACCGCGAGGCGCGCCTACCCGACCGTAATTTGGTCAGGTGGATGTTGGACGGTTTGTAATCCGCTTTCTCGAACCCATAACAATCATAGCTGTGTCCATATTGATCGTAAGAGGAGCCATTTGTTTCCGCATTTCCTCAACCTTTCACGCAGAACCAGTGGCCCACCCCTAGGGACCTCGAAGTCTTCACCCACATCCTGGTGAGGACTGATGGCACCCGGAGACTGCTGCAGCCATCATACGGGGGCCGCTATAAGTGGATAGGTACGATGTATTTTCAGAAAGACCCAGAAAGTTTATGTTTCTGATATACAATGTAATTTGGTGCCAGGATCAAATACATTATCTACTTAGCAAATTATCAATTACGGTACAATGTAATGTTCCGGTTCCTTTGTGTAACAAAGCCACCGTACTACGCCTCAAACAGTTTAGTTGTATTATTTACTTAGTCGAATGAACAGGCTCTTAGCATGCAAGCTTTGGGCAAGGAGGGATTTATGGCACGAAGTGCGGTGGTTGAGTGGCCACttgataactttgttatttgCTTGGAAGTATACCCAGACCTAACGAGAGAAGGGGATGATTCTATCTGTGCCTCCAATTTCCTCTGACCATGGATATTTGTGATTGCCTAGAGGGAATAGTATCATACTCCGCGTTCATTGGTAGGCGTTGCTTCATATAACGCAAACAAACTGCAAATTGACTTCAGATTGTGGAACAGTCGGCATCATGAGACTTATCCAAAATGTTGCTGGGCAGATTGCATATTCACATCTTCGAACGTCTTGCATTTTTACAGATTGATACACTAAAGGAGACATGATACTTCTACACTTCATTGGAACCAAGCTTTGTCGGGTCCACAATTTTTTGTTACCGCTATAATCTACACTACTCACTGCTTTTGTGTCATTTTTATCATCCTCCGTGTCGTCATTTGAATTTACAAATTCGGCATCTGTTTCGTCCATAGTTACTCTGAAAATTGGCGATTTTATAAACAACAAACACTGCGCGTACACCGCACACACGAAACTTAACCTCGCTTTGATATCAGATGATTGTAACGAACTGTCAGTCAGATTGTAATTCCTAACCTCAACGTGTTATTTTGGGAAGGATAGCGCTGGACTAGTTTTCAACATGTCCGCAAAGATATTAGGATTCCGCACAAAGTTAACGAACTTAGTTCAGTCGAACACCGAAAAAGTATCGACTTCACTAGGCTCAATAAAACTTCCCAGTCGACTGCAAGGGACTATCATTGAAAAGTGGTTGAACTACTGGAGGCAGCTGGCGATTGACTACAAGGATGTTGCACTGGACGTCGGTAAGGAAATCCGGGCAAAGCCACTGAAGGCTGGTATCATAGGATCTCTCGCGGCTAGCGCTTATCTTGCTGCCAAACGCAATCCCGATGAAACTTCATTCATCGATCAACTAAGAAGATACAACAGTGAAATGGTGTTGATTCACGAGTCCTGCCATAATAGCAACTCCTCGCAACACCTGAAGTTCATAGAACGATGCTACAATGAAGGCGTTGTTCGGCGATTGTCACTTGGTGTGGTTTCATTCATTTGGCTTGATAATTACGATAAAAGTCTGGCGATTTACAAGGCGATGTGCCCGTACCTTCAGCCCCAATATATCAACTTCGGAGATAGAATAGTGGATGTTGGTTTCTGGGACAAATGGTGGAAGTTGGAGAAGCAAATGGTCGATTATGATATTaatttttgatatgaaaatTTGTTATTCACCAAAGCCTAGACGATTTTGTATATAAGgtaatatttaatgaaaatagaTTTTTCTTGTTCCTAAATTCAGTTTACCCATTTTATTAAAAAGCAAGAACGACATTAATGTTCCCTCCTGGGTtgattatattttatagtggactCACCCTCTCTACCACTATTCACCCAAATAATAACTTAAAACGAAGAGTACTTGTTGCATTTATTCTAAGACGATTGGTTTCgaataaatataaaagtttGCTTAAAAGCATTATCGACTGGATTACCCAGAATAGAATTCTTCAGGTATCAATTTTCACGGAAGCTTCTCTGGGAATCTTTCCAGGACGCTAATTACTTTGCTTCACGTATATCGGCCAGAATCTGTAGTACCATGCAGTGTTCATGCTTCCTAAAAGTGGATTTAAATCTTCGTTTTAGTTGATATTACATACAATGCATATCGTCCTTGCTTAGTGAATTACAGAGATTATTGATGGATATTCTACCAATTTTTGTTAAGTGTTTAAAGGGAAACCCCTTTGGTCTCCTAAAAATAGGtcatattttatgatttttttaaaaatttgttcgCCACAGACCATGCAACTTAATTAGGAGATTTTAACGAGTGAAGATCGTGTCAAGAgcgatttttatttttgctttaccaTACTTAGATTGCAAGCAACCGCAACTTGCCCATACACGTGCAATTTCGCTGCAGCTTGCAACTTGGTTAGCAACCTGGTTGCCCGTGTGTTCCTGGTATAACGATAGGCTAGGAGGCGGTGGTGTCGGCAATgaactcgtccgagattattataaAAAACTATAAATTTAAATAGACTTTTTGATCAAATGCTCTTTTTTCCACTATTTCCGATAATATTACGTAGGGAGGGATATCCAGCCCAGGGTGAAAATCAAGTTTATGTAACTTGATCCAATTTAGTTAAAGTTTTCTACTTAGAGGGTGTTTTTTTTCTCTCATTGTCTGGTCGAGTAAAGATCTTCTGATAACTTTCCT of Hermetia illucens chromosome 4, iHerIll2.2.curated.20191125, whole genome shotgun sequence contains these proteins:
- the LOC119655380 gene encoding uncharacterized protein LOC119655380, which translates into the protein MDETDAEFVNSNDDTEDDKNDTKAVSYAVKKMMERMLGERNYTMRAMQHNTNPHLNCSRYNIPSKHLQKTELRVTLPTPVFTSTHGSLEIDPSCKRVLEHRRYMNSLRWMPYAYKRCESKKVYRNVRKKGVYSYNIINFARLLEQNPDEYFSGRYDWYYTGGNLDTFNYNDEKYVVHATGKRLVDLNISKAETHMNHTKLTRILRKRTKVLLSGNRNPEILEIQTLNRSHLSVRRRNYLSLYTFEDDALKYRFHLHNGVVPFISSTKESDTSANILTSDLNKTVALWDLNVSAERPKQLLFSLKNNEKCSNWNCLRYIDDNIYGFADQNKFYTLDSRQSPEANHLSYYNVHPHTELCDINTIMCPSQFRDLIYLGSTHTLLAIDRRFMGSNFKENQHIVMKWTHQMSGYPLMLRTTHLDNVETILMASNINGDVRICENNRVTLREPVTEDDNLAFAYSSPSLPIVPPSMNDAYRRARLEGLCLNPYTFMEQRLRHCHVGVSFLNTEEYQSILVANSNGDIFSHILTDAHEEAMINEDNLATMKQWQDELLNIDIQNRPALNVTTVQNLESLKKVFRCDQLNVGAEEEDPLSDQVGSGIPRGRWRRSTKMLQGFKDFLAADILSIWDLEQDHGENAERLVLPSQVEEPVEKDIDKWLKENEVAEVDESILSTLNLPIDNTLNESALNSKVLDEPVSQKRTIKPAKRKYVKGF
- the LOC119655381 gene encoding mitochondrial import inner membrane translocase subunit Tim29, with the protein product MSAKILGFRTKLTNLVQSNTEKVSTSLGSIKLPSRLQGTIIEKWLNYWRQLAIDYKDVALDVGKEIRAKPLKAGIIGSLAASAYLAAKRNPDETSFIDQLRRYNSEMVLIHESCHNSNSSQHLKFIERCYNEGVVRRLSLGVVSFIWLDNYDKSLAIYKAMCPYLQPQYINFGDRIVDVGFWDKWWKLEKQMVDYDINF